Part of the Streptomyces sp. RFCAC02 genome is shown below.
GCGCTCCTGGGCGGATTCGTATGCTGTGCCCCATGAGCGCACCCTTCGACCGCGGCCACACCGACGACCTGATGGCGTTCCTCGCCGCGTCCCCCACGCCGTACCACGCGGCGGCGAACGCGGCACGCCGCCTGGCCGACGCGGGGTTCACCCCGCTGCGGGAGACCGACCCGTGGGACGGCGCCCCCGGCGGCCGGTACGTCCTGCGCGGCGGCGCGCTCATCGCCTGGTACGTGCCCGAGGGCGCGGCGCCCGCCACCCCGTTCCGCGTCATCGGCGCCCACACCGACTCCCCCACCCTGCGGATCAAGCCGTCCCCCGACGGCGGCAGGCACGGCTGGAAGCAGCTCACCGTCGAGATCTACGGCGGTCCGCTCCTCAACAGCTGGCTCGACCGGGATCTCGGGATCGCCGGGCGCCTGGTGCTGCGCGACGGCGGCACCGTCCTCGTGAACGTGGACCGGCCGCTGCTGCGCGTCCCCCAGCTCGCGATCCACCTCGACCGGTCCGTGAACGACGGCCTGGCCCTGGACAGGCAGCACCACACCATGCCGCTGTGGGGTCTCGGGGAGCCGCGGGACGGCGAGCTGATCGCGTTCCTCGCGGACGCGGCGGGGCTCCCGTCGGCCGACGCGGTGGCCGGCTTCGACCTGATGACGCACGCCGTCGAGCCGCCCGCGTACCTCGGCCGCGACCGTGAGCTGCTGGCCGCCCCCCGTCTCGACAACCTGCTGTCGGTGCACGCCGGCACCGCGGCGCTCCTGGACGCCGCCCGCCCGGACACGCGCTTCGTGCCGGTCCTCGCCGCGTTCGACCACGAGGAGACCGGCAGCGAGTCCGACACCGGCGCCGCGGGGCCGCTCCTGGCCACCGCCCTGGAGCGCGACGTGTACGCCCGCGGCGGGACCCACGAGGACCGCGCCCGCGCCCTCGCCGGCTCGTACTGCCTGTCCGCCGACACGGGCCACGCCGTCCACCCCAACTACGGCGAGCGCCACGACCCCGACCACCGCCCCCGCGCCGGCGGCGGTCCCCTCCTCAAGGTCAACGTGAACCAGCGCTACGCCACCGACGCCGCGGGCCGCGCGGTGTTCACCGCCGCGTGCGAGCAGGCGGGCGTGCCGTGGCAGCCGTTCGTCTCGCACAACGACGTGCCCTGCGGCACGACGATCGGCCCCATCACCGCGACCCGGCACGGCATTCCCACGGTGGACGTGGGGGCGCCGATCCTGTCGATGCACTCCGCGCGCGAACTGTGCGCGGCGAACGACCCGTTCCTCCTCGCGAACGCGATGGCGGCCTTCCTGCGGCCCGCCGGCTGAGGCCGTCGGCCCCGGTGCGGCAGGCTTGTCGATGTCCTGTCACAGAGTCGTGAAACGGGGCCGCGACGATGGTGGGCACGGGGCCGGGCGGCGGCGTTCTGCACAACGCCTCCGCCCGGCTCCGCCCCTCGTCGCGCGCACCCCCGCGGCGCCGTGCGCGGCACTAGGATTCGTCCCGGAAGAACCATTCACCGGCCGCGTCGGCGCGGCGTACCGTGTGACCACCCAAGCCAGCGACGAAACCGCCACGAGGGGTTCTGTGACCGAGCGATCGAGCCTTCAGCCGTACATCGATGCCTGGACCCAGTCGATCGAGTCGATATCGGAGCTGGCCTCCTCGCTCGTCGAGGGCGAGTGGAACCGCCCCACGGAGCGCGTCGGCTGGTCGGTGCGGGACGTCGTGTCCCACGTGATCGGCGGCGAGTGCGAGGCCCTGGGCGACCCGCGCCCCATCCACGCCCTGCCGCGCGACCTCTACCACGTCGTGGACGAGACCACGCGCTACCTGGAGGTCCCCGTCGACGTGCGCCGGCACCACACGGGGCCGGAGATGACGAGCGAGCTTGAGTACACGGTCATCCGCCGCTCCCGCCAGCTCCGCAACGAACGCCGCGGCCCCGACGCCGAGATCACCCACCCCCTCTACGGCACCCTGACGCTCCGTGAGTTCCTCGCCCAGCGGATCTTCAACGTGTGGACGCACGAGCAGGACCTGCGGCGCGCCCTGCGGCAGCCCGGCGACCTGGCGTCCCCGGCGGCCCTCGTCGCCCGGGACGTGCTGCTGCGGCGGCTGCCCGGCATCGTCGCGGAGCGGGCGGACGCGCCGAAGAAGTCGGCCGTCGTGTTCGAGGTGAGCGGTCCGGTGGAGTTCGTGCGCACGGTCCGCGTCGACGAGGAGGGCAACGGCAGCGTCGACGGCAACCCGTCGCTCGGCCCGCTCGTCACGTTCACCACCGACTGGGAGACGTTCACGCGCGTCGCGAGCGGGCGGGTGCGGGCCAGGCGGGTCGCCGACAAGGTGAAGGTCGAGGGCGACACGGTCCTCGCCGAGCGCATCCTGACGAGCTTCCCCGTCGCGTACTGACGGCGGCCGGTCAGGAGACCGGCTCAAGGCCGGTGGAGACGGTCAGCTTGATCGGCGGGTCCGTGTCCGGGTCGTACGGCTGGCCGGGTCCCGGCGTCTGCGCGATGACCATGCCCTCGCCCTTCAGCGTCTCGTCCTCGTAGCGGACGTCGTCCTCGTAGCGCCAGCCGGCCGCCCGTATGCACGCCTTCACCGAGTCGATGTGCACGTCGTAGAAGTCCGGCATGGCGACGGCGCCCGCGTGCTCGTTCTGGTCCCAGTGGTCGAAGGCGCCGGAGCACTCCGTCGCGGCGATCGTCTTCTCCGGGTCGCCGGGTGTGTAGCGGCGCCCGTCGGTGGCGGTCGCCTCCGCGGTGCCCTCCACGGCGGTTTCCGTACCGCCCGCCTCCGGCTCCCCGCCACCGCCGCGGGTGAGCGCGACGAACGAGACGGCCGCGATCAGCGCCACCGCGACGGCCGCTGCCGCCACCACGAGCCAGGTGGCCCGCGACCTCGCGGGACGGCCGCCGCCGGCCGCCGGCACGGGCGCGGGGGTCACCGGCGGGGCGTACGGCCCCGCCGGCGGCGTGTCGCCGCCGACGCGCGGGTAGCCGTAGGCGCCGCCACCGCCCAGCGCGTACGGCGAGGGCGTCACCGGCGCCCCGAACTCGGGGAACACCGCCTGCGCTATGCCCGCGCCGCTCCCGCCCGGCGGCGGCGCGTCCGGTGCGATCGAGGGCGCCGCGCCGGTCAGCAGCTCCGCGACGCGGCGGCACTCCGCCAGCATCTCGCCGGCGCTGCGGAACCGCTCGTTGGGGTTCTTGCGCAGCGCCCGCGCGATGAGGGCGTCCAGCGCGGGCTCGATCGCCGTGTTCAGCGACGAGGCGACCGGCGGGTCCTCCGTGACGTGCGCGTACGCGACGGCGAGGCCGGTGTCGGCGTCGAACGGGACGCGTCCGGTGACCAGCTCGAAGAGCATCACGCCCACCGAGTACAGGTCGGCGCGGGCGTCCACGGCGCGGCCGAGCGCCTGCTCGGGCGACAGGTACTGCGGCGTGCCGACGACCATCCCGGTCTGCGTCATGGACGTCACCCCGGTCTGCATGGCCCGCGCGATGCCGAAGTCCATGACCTTGACGGCGCCGCGCCGCGTGATCATGACGTTGCCCGGCTTGATGTCGCGGTGGACGAGCCCCTTCTCGTGGCTCAGGTCCAGGGCGGCGAGGACGCCCGCCGTGATCCGCAGCGCCTTGTCGGCGGGCATCGCGCCCCACGCGGCGATGTCGTTCTCCAGCACGTCGCGCAGGCCCTGGCCGTCGACGTACTCCATGACCATGTACGGGACGGCGCCGCCGCCCTCCCGTTCCTCACCGGTGTCGTAGACGGAGACGATGTTCGGGTGCGTGAGTTTCGCCACGGCCTGGGCCTCGCGGCGGAACCGCTCGCGGAACGCGTCGTCGCCGCTGACCTCGCTCCGCATCGTCTTGACGGCGACCTCGCGCTCCAGCACGGTGTCCCACGCGAGGTGGACGGCCGCCATGCCGCCCCGGCCGAGGAGCCGCCGCAGCGCGTAGCGGCCGCCGCCGACGGTCGAGTGTCCGGTCATGCGACGTGTTCCCCCCAGGCGGCGCGCGGCCGCCGTGCCGCGGGCGCGCGTGTGTACGGAGCCGTTTTCCGTGGCCAGTGTGCCCCAGCCCCCGGGGACGTCAAGTCTCAACTTGTCAGCGTGGCCCGCGAACGGGTTTGATGGCCCGGCGACCCAGTGAACACGGCGAGGACTGATGGCACAGGACCAAGGCGCTGCGGGCTCCGGCGAGGACGAGTCCGGGGCGTCCGGCAACGAGGTCCCCGAAACGCCGGACATGTGGGGAAACGGCGGATTCGTCGGAGACGGCCGCTACCGGCTGACGCACCGGCTCGGCCGCGGGGGCATGGCGGAGGTGTTCGCCGCCGAGGACGTACGGCTCGGCCGGACGGTGGCGGTGAAGCTGCTGCGCTCCGACCTGGCCGAGGACCCGGTGTCCAAGGCGCGCTTCACGCGCGAGGCGCAGTCGGTGGCGGGCCTGAACCACCACGCCGTCGTCGCCGTCTTCGACTCCGGCGAGGAGACCGGCAACGGCCGCGTCACCCCGTACATCGTGATGGAGCTGGTCAACGGCCGGACGATCCGCGACCTGCTGATCGACTCCGACCCGCCGCCGCCCGAGCGCGCCCTCGCGATCGTCTCGGGTGTGCTTGAGGCCCTGGCCTACAGCCACCAGCACGGCATCGTGCACCGCGACATCAAGCCGGCGAACGTCATCATCACGGACACGGGCGCCGTCAAGGTCATGGACTTCGGCATCGCGCGGGCGCTGCACGGCGCCGCGCAGACGATGACGCAGACCGGCATGGTGATGGGCACGCCGCAGTACCTCTCGCCCGAGCAGGCGCTCGGCAAGACGGTGGACACCAGGTCCGACCTGTACGCGGTCGGCTGCCTCCTGTACGAGCTGCTGACGCTGCGCCCGCCGTTCATCGGCGAGACGCCGCTGTCCGTCGTCTACCAGCACGTCCAGGACATGCCGCGGCTGCCGTCCGAGGTGGCCCCCGCGTCGCCGCCCGAGCTGGACGGCCTGGTCATGCGCGCCCTCACGAAGGACCCCGAGGACCGTTACCAGACGGCCGAGGAGATGCGCGGCATGGTGCGGTACGCGCTGCGCATGCTGGAGGAGCACGGCGGCCACACCGCCGGCCTGTGGAACACCGGTTCCCTCACCGGCGGGACGACCCCGCCGCTCGGCACCGCCGCCCCGACCCGCGCCACGACCACCGCGGCCACCCCGGCGGCCGGTGTCCCGCTGCTGCTCGGCGGCCCGGACGGCACCCCGCCCGGCGGCACGGCGGCCGACGCGCGCACCGGCTCGCGGCTGCGCATCCTGCTGGTGGCGGTCCTCGCGGTCCTCGCGGTCGCGACGGGCGTCCTCGTCGCCGTCCGGCTGGGCGGCGGCGACGATCCGGCCGACCCGCCGGCGGAGTCGGGGCCGCCGAGCCCGACCGAGTCGGCGGACCAGCGGCCGGACGACGAGTCCCCCTCCTCGGACGAGACGGCCGAGGAGGACGAGCACCGGGACGACTCCGGCACCTCCGGGGGCCAGGAGTGGGACGAGGACTGGGACCAGGGCTGGGAGGACGACGGCGACCAGTCGACGACGTCCCCGACCGAGCAGCCGACGGGCGAGGAGACCGAGCAGCCCACCGGCGACCCGACGCAGTCCGACGACGAGACGCCCCCGCCGGACAGCGGCTCGGACGACGGCGGCAGCGGTGACGAGGGCGAGGAGTCCCCGCCGCCGACGGGCGACACCGGCACGGGCGACGCCGAGGGCGGCGACGCGGACACCGGTACGGGCGAGGACGTCAGCGGCGCCGAGGGCGACACCACGACGACCCCCTGACGATCCGCCTCAGCATGTCCCTCACGGAGCAGACCCTGACCGTGCTGGTCCGCCGCTACGGTCAGGGCACCCCCATCGACTGCCGGCCGCTGACCGCCGGGCTCCTCAACCGCGGCTACCGCGTCGCGACGACCACCGGCCGGTTCTTCCTGAAGCACCACCTCGACGGCGACCCGGCCGCCACCGACCCGCTGGTGCGGCAGCACCGCGCGACGGCCGAGCTGGCGCGCCTCGGCCTGCCCGTCGCGCCACCGCTGCCCGACCGGGACGGCCGCACGGTCGTCGTGCACCGGGGCCGCTGCTACGCCCTGCACCCCTGGGTGGACGGCAGGCACCGGGACGGCGGGCAGCTCAGCCGCGGCCAGAGCGACCGCCTGGGGGCGCTGCTCGGGCGCGTGCACCGGGCACTCGACCAGGTGATAAGGCGTACTCCCTTGCCGTACGCCCCGCCGTCGCTGAACGCGCCCCACCGCGCCTCGGCCGTGCCGACCGAGACGGAGGAGCTGATCGCGCGGCTGCTCGGGCTGATCCGCGCCCGGCCGCGCCGCACCGGCTTCGACGAGCTGGCCGAGCACCGCCTGCTGGAGCGCCGCGACCTGCTGCGCGCCCACGCGCACCGCCGCCCGGGACCCGCCGAGGTGCCCGCAGAGGGCTGGGTGCACGGCGACTTCCACCCGCTGAACCTGCTGTACCGCGCCGAGGGGCCGGTCGAGCCGGTCGCGATCGTGGACTGGGACCGACTTGACGTGCAGCCGCGCGCGGAGGAGGCGGTCCGCGCCGCGGCGATCTTCTTCCTGCGGCCGCGGGGCACGCTCGATCTGGCGAAGGTCCGGGCGTACGCCCGCGCGTACCGGACCGCCACGGGCGCGCGTCCGGACGAGCTGGCCGCCGCGGTGCACCGCGTGTGGTGGGAGCGGCTGAACGACTTCTGGATGCTGCGCTGGCACTACGAGCGCCACGACCACCGGGCCGATCCGCAGTTCCCGGCGGCGTCGGCGCTCGTCGTGTGGTGGACGCGGCACCGGGAGCGGGTGTCGGAGGCGTTCACGGGCTGACCGGGATCCGGCGCCGCCGCGTCACTCGCGCTTGCCGGCCTGGAGGCGCGCGACGTAGGCGGCGGCCTGGGAGCGGCGTTCCATGCCCAGCTTGGCGAGGATGCTGGAGACGTAGTTCTTGATCGTCTTCTCGGCGAGGTGCAGCTCCTCGCCGATGGCGCGGTTGGTCAGGCCGTCGCCGATGAGGTCGAGGATGCGGCGTTCCTGCTCGGTCAGGCGGGCCGTGCGTTCGTCCCCGGCGCCCGGCGCGTTCTGCGCGGCCTGCCCGCCGCCGCGCAGGCGCTCCAGCACGCGGCGGGTCGCGTCCGGGTCGAGGAGGGACTTGCCGGCCGCCACGTCCCGTACGGCGGAGAGCAGTTCACTGCCCCGGATGGCCTTCAGCACATAGCCGGACGCGCCCGCCATGATGGCGTCGAACAGCGCCTCGTCGTCCGCGTACGACGTGAGCATCAGGCACCGGATCGACTCGTCCTGCGATCTGATGTCCCGGCAGACCTCGACGCCGCTGCCGTCCGGGAGGCGCACGTCGAGGACCGCGACATCGGGCCGCGCGGCCGGGACGCGGGCGCGCGCCTCGGCCGCCGTGCCCGCCTCGCCGGCGATCTCGATGTCGGACTCCATGGCCAGCAGCTCCCGTACGCCGCGCCGCACCACCTCGTGGTCGTCGAGGAGGAATACCCGGATTTTTCCGTCTTCTGGCACGTGACCAGTCTCACACAGCGCGCTCCCGGGCGCCCGGCGTACGCCCCCGCGACGGCCGTCGCGAACCTTCCCGGGACCCGGTCGGCCGGGTTAACGTGCAAGGGTCCCCACGCGCTGGGAGGCTGGTGACCAACCTGGACCAGCGCGGCTCCACTCCCTCGACAAGTACTTGGACATCACAGTAAATCCGCAGGTCAGGGGCGCTTTCACGTCTTGTGGGCGGCACGGCTACCGTGCTCTTATGAGGCGGTCGTACGGGACCGGGGCAAGGGACATGGAACCCGCTCGGTTCCGCGCGCCGCACCCACCCCCGTGCGCCGTACGGGACCGGGCGAGCCGCACTGGCCGCCCGGCGGACCCCGGGGGCCGGACCGACGGAGGAGCACGAGTGACCGTGGAGAGCAGAGCCGCGCACGGCTCGGGCGCGCGCAAGACCGCGACCGCACCGCGGAAGAAGGCGGCGCGCCCGGCGCGCCGCGGCGGCGGACGGAGCACGGGCGGCGCGGCCGGCGCGATGGTGCAGCTCCTGACGCCCGAGGGCGAGCGCGTCGAGCACCCCGACTACTCCCTCGACATCACCGACGACGAGCTGCGCGGCCTGTACCGCGACATGGTGCTGTCGCGGCGGTTCGACGCCGAGGCGACGGCGCTCCAGCGCCAGGGCGAACTGGGCCTGTGGCCCTCGCTGCTGGGCCAGGAGGCCGCGCAGATCGGCTCGGCCCGCGCGCTGCGGCCCGACGACTACGTCTTCCCGACCTACCGCGAGCACGGCGTGGCGTGGTGCCGCGGCGTCGACCCGCAGATGCTGCTCGGCATGTTCCGGGGCGTCAACCACGGCGGCTGGGACCCGAACACCAACAACTTCCACCTCTACACGATCGTCATCGGCTCACAGGTCCTGCACGCCACGGGCTACGCGATGGGCGTGGCGAAGGACGGCTCCGACGCCGCGGTGCTGGCGTACTTCGGCGACGGCGCCTCCAGCCAGGGCGACGTGGCGGAGGCGTTCACCTTCTCGGCCGTCTACAACGCGCCGGTCGTCTTCTTCTGCCAGAACAACCAGTGGGCCATCTCGGAGCCCACCGAGCGGCAGACCCGCGTACCGCTGTACCAGCGGGCGCAGGGCTACGGCTTCCCCGGTGTCCGGGTCGACGGCAACGACGTGCTGGCCGTCCTCGCCGTCACCCGCGCGGCGGCCGAGCACGCGCGGTCGGGCCAGGGGCCGATGCTCG
Proteins encoded:
- a CDS encoding phosphotransferase — encoded protein: MSLTEQTLTVLVRRYGQGTPIDCRPLTAGLLNRGYRVATTTGRFFLKHHLDGDPAATDPLVRQHRATAELARLGLPVAPPLPDRDGRTVVVHRGRCYALHPWVDGRHRDGGQLSRGQSDRLGALLGRVHRALDQVIRRTPLPYAPPSLNAPHRASAVPTETEELIARLLGLIRARPRRTGFDELAEHRLLERRDLLRAHAHRRPGPAEVPAEGWVHGDFHPLNLLYRAEGPVEPVAIVDWDRLDVQPRAEEAVRAAAIFFLRPRGTLDLAKVRAYARAYRTATGARPDELAAAVHRVWWERLNDFWMLRWHYERHDHRADPQFPAASALVVWWTRHRERVSEAFTG
- a CDS encoding maleylpyruvate isomerase family mycothiol-dependent enzyme: MTERSSLQPYIDAWTQSIESISELASSLVEGEWNRPTERVGWSVRDVVSHVIGGECEALGDPRPIHALPRDLYHVVDETTRYLEVPVDVRRHHTGPEMTSELEYTVIRRSRQLRNERRGPDAEITHPLYGTLTLREFLAQRIFNVWTHEQDLRRALRQPGDLASPAALVARDVLLRRLPGIVAERADAPKKSAVVFEVSGPVEFVRTVRVDEEGNGSVDGNPSLGPLVTFTTDWETFTRVASGRVRARRVADKVKVEGDTVLAERILTSFPVAY
- a CDS encoding M18 family aminopeptidase, translated to MSAPFDRGHTDDLMAFLAASPTPYHAAANAARRLADAGFTPLRETDPWDGAPGGRYVLRGGALIAWYVPEGAAPATPFRVIGAHTDSPTLRIKPSPDGGRHGWKQLTVEIYGGPLLNSWLDRDLGIAGRLVLRDGGTVLVNVDRPLLRVPQLAIHLDRSVNDGLALDRQHHTMPLWGLGEPRDGELIAFLADAAGLPSADAVAGFDLMTHAVEPPAYLGRDRELLAAPRLDNLLSVHAGTAALLDAARPDTRFVPVLAAFDHEETGSESDTGAAGPLLATALERDVYARGGTHEDRARALAGSYCLSADTGHAVHPNYGERHDPDHRPRAGGGPLLKVNVNQRYATDAAGRAVFTAACEQAGVPWQPFVSHNDVPCGTTIGPITATRHGIPTVDVGAPILSMHSARELCAANDPFLLANAMAAFLRPAG
- the pdhA gene encoding pyruvate dehydrogenase (acetyl-transferring) E1 component subunit alpha, whose product is MTVESRAAHGSGARKTATAPRKKAARPARRGGGRSTGGAAGAMVQLLTPEGERVEHPDYSLDITDDELRGLYRDMVLSRRFDAEATALQRQGELGLWPSLLGQEAAQIGSARALRPDDYVFPTYREHGVAWCRGVDPQMLLGMFRGVNHGGWDPNTNNFHLYTIVIGSQVLHATGYAMGVAKDGSDAAVLAYFGDGASSQGDVAEAFTFSAVYNAPVVFFCQNNQWAISEPTERQTRVPLYQRAQGYGFPGVRVDGNDVLAVLAVTRAAAEHARSGQGPMLVEAFTYRMGAHTTSDDPTRYRPDDELAVWEARDPILRLRRHLERLGAADAAFFTALDEESDALARRVREAIRTMPDPDPMAAFEHVYADGHTLVDEERAQYAAYLASFADHAEEN
- a CDS encoding response regulator transcription factor; amino-acid sequence: MPEDGKIRVFLLDDHEVVRRGVRELLAMESDIEIAGEAGTAAEARARVPAARPDVAVLDVRLPDGSGVEVCRDIRSQDESIRCLMLTSYADDEALFDAIMAGASGYVLKAIRGSELLSAVRDVAAGKSLLDPDATRRVLERLRGGGQAAQNAPGAGDERTARLTEQERRILDLIGDGLTNRAIGEELHLAEKTIKNYVSSILAKLGMERRSQAAAYVARLQAGKRE
- a CDS encoding protein kinase; protein product: MAQDQGAAGSGEDESGASGNEVPETPDMWGNGGFVGDGRYRLTHRLGRGGMAEVFAAEDVRLGRTVAVKLLRSDLAEDPVSKARFTREAQSVAGLNHHAVVAVFDSGEETGNGRVTPYIVMELVNGRTIRDLLIDSDPPPPERALAIVSGVLEALAYSHQHGIVHRDIKPANVIITDTGAVKVMDFGIARALHGAAQTMTQTGMVMGTPQYLSPEQALGKTVDTRSDLYAVGCLLYELLTLRPPFIGETPLSVVYQHVQDMPRLPSEVAPASPPELDGLVMRALTKDPEDRYQTAEEMRGMVRYALRMLEEHGGHTAGLWNTGSLTGGTTPPLGTAAPTRATTTAATPAAGVPLLLGGPDGTPPGGTAADARTGSRLRILLVAVLAVLAVATGVLVAVRLGGGDDPADPPAESGPPSPTESADQRPDDESPSSDETAEEDEHRDDSGTSGGQEWDEDWDQGWEDDGDQSTTSPTEQPTGEETEQPTGDPTQSDDETPPPDSGSDDGGSGDEGEESPPPTGDTGTGDAEGGDADTGTGEDVSGAEGDTTTTP
- a CDS encoding protein kinase, translated to MTGHSTVGGGRYALRRLLGRGGMAAVHLAWDTVLEREVAVKTMRSEVSGDDAFRERFRREAQAVAKLTHPNIVSVYDTGEEREGGGAVPYMVMEYVDGQGLRDVLENDIAAWGAMPADKALRITAGVLAALDLSHEKGLVHRDIKPGNVMITRRGAVKVMDFGIARAMQTGVTSMTQTGMVVGTPQYLSPEQALGRAVDARADLYSVGVMLFELVTGRVPFDADTGLAVAYAHVTEDPPVASSLNTAIEPALDALIARALRKNPNERFRSAGEMLAECRRVAELLTGAAPSIAPDAPPPGGSGAGIAQAVFPEFGAPVTPSPYALGGGGAYGYPRVGGDTPPAGPYAPPVTPAPVPAAGGGRPARSRATWLVVAAAAVAVALIAAVSFVALTRGGGGEPEAGGTETAVEGTAEATATDGRRYTPGDPEKTIAATECSGAFDHWDQNEHAGAVAMPDFYDVHIDSVKACIRAAGWRYEDDVRYEDETLKGEGMVIAQTPGPGQPYDPDTDPPIKLTVSTGLEPVS